In the genome of Magnetospirillum sp., one region contains:
- a CDS encoding methyl-accepting chemotaxis protein — protein sequence VKLISSIASQTNLLALNATIEAARAGDAGKGFAVVASEVKNLASQTARATDEIGSQISEIQSATGETVGAIRTIRETIERIDTIAAAIAAAVEEQGASTAEIARNVQQAAQGTQEVSQTISSVTLAAKDAGVSAKQMSGASAELSEESARLRQEVERFLASVRAA from the coding sequence CGTGAAGCTCATCAGCAGCATCGCGTCGCAGACCAATCTCTTGGCCCTCAACGCGACGATCGAAGCGGCCCGTGCGGGCGATGCCGGCAAGGGCTTTGCGGTCGTCGCCTCCGAGGTCAAGAATCTCGCGAGCCAGACCGCGCGCGCCACCGACGAAATCGGCAGCCAGATCTCCGAGATCCAATCGGCGACTGGCGAGACGGTGGGCGCCATCCGCACGATCCGTGAAACGATCGAGCGCATCGACACAATTGCGGCCGCGATCGCAGCCGCGGTCGAAGAGCAAGGGGCTTCGACGGCCGAGATCGCGCGCAACGTCCAGCAGGCCGCCCAGGGCACGCAGGAAGTGTCGCAAACGATCAGCAGCGTCACGCTAGCGGCCAAGGACGCCGGCGTCTCGGCCAAGCAGATGAGCGGCGCTTCGGCTGAGCTATCGGAGGAATCCGCGCGCCTGCGCCAAGAGGTGGAGCGGTTCCTGGCGAGCGTGCGCGCCGCGTAA